From Halorussus lipolyticus:
GACCACCTTGATGTCGCCGGTGGCGATGGGCGAGTTGAACCCGAGCGACCGCTTCTGGAGCGACGCGGTGAGGACGAGACTCCGGGTGTCGTTGACCGGCGTGATGAACGCCACGACCGGTCCGGCGTCGTTCTCGTAGGGTCGGGACACGTGGACCGTGCCCTGTTTGACCTCGCCGAGGCGTCCGGTCCACGGGACGCTCCGCCCCGCAACGTCGGTGCCGACAGTGGCGTCGCTCGTGCTGGCCGCCACCCACCCGGTGGTCGAGTTGACGTAGTGAATCGACTGCACGTCGTCGGGCAGTTTGACGAGTTTGCGCTCCAAGTCGGTCCCGACCGCCCCGGACTCGTCTGTCGCCACCGAGGCCGCGATGAACTGAGTCGTGGACTTCTTCTTGCTGACCCAGTTGTGAACCGCGTCGGCCTCCTCGCGGGCGATGCCGGTAATCTGGGCTTGGGTGTCGTCTTGGACGAGCGCCTGCGTGTCGAAGTGGATGAACACCCCGATAGCGCCCACCAGCACGATGACCAGCAGGAGGACGAGGTTGAACTTCGCGGCGTAACTCCGCCGGAGTCGGTCGGGGAGTCGGCGCTCGATGTCGGACAAAACCGCGCCGAACCGGTCGCCGAGTCCGCCGTCGTCGCTCATCACGCCTCACCCCCGTTGAAGAAGGAGGTCTTGACCAGTTCGAGGTCATGGACCGTCCCGCCCTCCACGCGCTGGATGACGTAGGGGTTGAGGGGTTCGAGGTTCCCGTTCAGGTCCACGCTACTCGACGCGCCCTCGTAGTTGATTTCCCGCCCGGCGTCGAGGAGTTGCTTCGCCCGGTCGAACTGGCCGACCGTGACGGTGTGGCCCTCGCCGCCCGACACCGCCCGCAGGTTCTCGGCGACCGCTTTGGGGGTCGCCTCGCCAGCGCGTTCGACCGCCAACGCCTGCAGAAACAGCGCATCGTAGGCGTGCTGGGTGTAGGGTGCCAGCGGCGCGATGTCGCCGAGTTTCTGGGAGAGCTTCTGGGCACCGGTCGAGCGTCGGGCCGCTATCGTCGCGCCGTACAGCCCTTCGTAGTAGTCCGGCGGCGAGTCGGGGATGAGGCCCGCGCTCAGGACCCACTCGCCGTCGTAGTCGCTGTCGATGCCTCGCTGGAGGACGCCCTTGGTCTTGCCGGGCGAACTCACGAGCGCGATGGCGTCGGGGGTGCCCGCAGTGAGTTCCGAGATGGTATCGTCGTAGGAGTCCGCACTGCCCTCGAAGGGAACGCGGGCGGTCACGTCGCCGTCGAAGGCGTCGGCGACTTCGCGGGCCAGATTGGTCCCGAAGGCGTTGTCTTGGTGGAGAATCGCCACGTCGTCGGCCCCGACGTGTTTGGCGTCGTTGAGCGCCTTAGCCATCACGAACGCCTGCTGGATGTCGTTGGGCGCGGTCCGGCCGACGTACTTCACGCCGTCGTGGTAGCCCCGGTCGGCCAGCGCGGGCGTCGTACTCGACGGACTCACCTGCACGATGGGGGTGTCGCTCACGTAGTCGGCGAGGACCAGCGACACGTCGCTGACCAGCGCGCCGACGAAGCCTACTGCTCCCTCGGAAACGAGGTCCTCGCACTCCTCGACGGCGGCCTCGCCGTCCACCTCGCTGTCGCGCGCGAGGAGTTTCACGTCCCGGCCGAGCGGGCCGCCCGCTCCTCGAACGTCCGCCACGGCCTGTTCGACGGCGCGGGTGTGGTTCTTCCCGAGTTCGCCGAGGAGTCCGTCCATCGAGACCGGCAGGATAGAACCAAAGGTGACGGTCCCCCGACCTCCTCGGAGCTTTCCGGCACATCCGGAAAGCGCCCCGACGCCGACGAGAGCGGCCCCGCCCCGAGCGAGATACGACCGTCGAGAGTAACTTGCGTTCATCAGTAACTAAATTTAAAAATCTGATTTATATGTATTGTGGTAATCACTTCGCTCGGGGCGAGAGCGTCGTCCTGATCCGCAGTTTTTAACGTGAATTAGAAATTTGAAATAAACTCTAGTCTCCGTCTTCGCGGTGGAAAGACGACTACTCGCGTCGGCGGAGTCCGGCGACGGGTCTTTTCGGTCCGAGCGCGTAGGAGTGGCATGGACAGCGAAACGCCCGAAACCTACCCTACCGAACTCGGTCACGTCCACCTCAAGGTGCGGGACGTGGACCGTGCGGTCGAGTTTTACCGCGACGTGTTGGGTCTGGACGTGACCGAGCGCGTCGGAAACTACGTCTTCCTGACGTTCGGTAGCGAGGCCCGGAGCGCCTCGGACGAAGCGAGCGGGGAGGGACGACCCGCGAGTAGCGACCACCACCACGACCTCGCGTTACAGGGAGTCGGCGGAGATGCGCCCGAACCCGGACCCGGCGTCGGCCTCTACCACGCCGCGTTCGAGGTCGAATCTCCCGAGGACCTGCGTGCGACCTACCGGCGACTCCGCGAGCGCGGGGTCGAAGTCTCGGCGGTAGACCACCACATCAGCAAGGCGCTGTACTTCGACGACCCCGACGGCAACGGTCTCGAAGTGTATCTCGACACCCGCGAGGAGAACGACCGGCCGGAGTGGGGCGGCGAGAACGCGCGCTTCGACCCCGAGTCGCTGGCGGAGTGACTTCCCGCTCTCGGACAACAGATTGATTTCGAAGCAATCCTTTTCGATTCCCTCGAAAACGAAAACATTTCTTTCGGCCTACGACGACGCGAGGAAGAAGATGAGGAGACTCACGGCCATCGCGGCCATGATGACCGTCGCGGCCAGCGCCGCGCCCATCGACATGACGGCGTTGGCGTGACTCGCCAGCGTCTCGGTCCGGTCGTTGCCGAACACCGTGACCTCGGCGCGCTCGCTGGCCATTCCCGCCTCGACCGGTTCCACGTCGTCGGCCGCCTCCCCGACCAGTCGCCGAACGACTTCGAGGAGTTCGTCGGCGTCGATGGCCTCGCCGACCTGATTCGACGCCTCGACTTGGTTCACGACGTGGGTGTCGGTGGTCATGACCTCGGCCTCGTCGGCGGGGACCCCGGCGTCGTCGCCGGTCAGCGCGGCCACGATGCGGTCGCGCAGGCCGGGTTCCATGTTGTTACCGTCCACGAGGACGTACACCGTCCGGTGGTCGCCGATTTCCAGAATCGAGACGCGGACGCCGAGCGGGCCGATGCCGTCCAGCGGTTCCCAGTCGGTCTCGTCCCACGCGACGCCCATCCGGACCGGGGACTGGTCGGCCTCGGCGAGTCGGTCGCCCGCCCGGCCCGCCGCCTGCATCATGTCGAACGAGCGTTCGCTACCGGGGTAGACGTGGCCGAGGTCCGGTCCCTCCAACCCGTTGTTGCAGTTGTGGGCGTCCACCAGCATCACGTCCTCGACGCCGGCAGACCGGGCCTCCGCCGCCGCGGAGAGACCGACCGCGTACTCCACGTCGTCGGCGAACTCCGGCGAGTAGGTCGCCACCAGCAGGGCGTCGTCGCCGAACGCCTGCCCGACCATCTTGGCGTCACCCTCTTGGACCCGGAGCGAGGGGGTCGCGGTGTCGTGGTACTCGATGTCGTCGAAGGCGTCGTTGGCCGTCTCGACCAGCGTCTCGACCTCGCGCTCGGTGACGAGGTTGAAGTCGTGGCCGGCGGTCGCGTGGGGCGGGAAGGCGACGCCCTCCGCCGACTCTGCCACGCGCTGTGGCAGGTTGCCGCCGCCGATTTCGCCCATCGGACCGGGGTGAATCATCGGCAGGACGAACCGGGCCTTCTCGGACCCGTCTTTCCGGCGGAAGGCGAGGACGGTGACGGGCACGACGGCCTCCTCGCCGATGTCCTCGAAGAAATCTTCGAGTTCGGTAGTCCCCTCGGCGATGTGGCCGATGAACCCCCGAAGGAAGTCCAGCACGCTCACCCCGAGGCTTCGCTTCCACGGCCGGTCGATGAACTTGACGAACGCCCAGACCGCGAGTCCGTAGATGAAACACATCAGCGCCAGCAGGGCGAAGTCCTGCAGTTCGATGACGTTCAGCGCGCTCGGGGCCTCCTCGACCCGGTTGAAGAACACCTCGACGACCGGCCCGCCGCCGACGTGGAGGTACTTCATCGTTCCGCTGTAGATGAAAAAGAGGACGGCGGCCGCGCCGGTCTGGAGGCTGGCGGGGACCGCCGCGACGAGGACGGAGCGGCCCGAGACCGCCATCACGACCAGCAGGCGGAGCGCGAACACGGAGGCCAGTCCGACGATGAGCGCGTCGAAGACGAACTGCTGGCCGAGTCGCTGAGAGAGGACGGCGATTGCTCCCGCCCCGGCCATGATGGCCACGATGATGCCCTCGCAGGTCAACGCCAGCAGTGACGACCGATTGTAGGTCAACTGGCCGCCGAGTCGTCTGTCTACCGGCGTGGTCAGAAGGCTGGCGACGACTGTCGGCACCCCGATGAAGAACACGCCCTGCCACGCGTCCTCCAGTACGAACCCCGCGTCGAACGCCCCGACACCCGCGACGGCCGCAACGAGGAGCGCGAACGTCACGCTGGCGTACCACCGCGGCGCGCGGAAGATGTACCGCGAGAGGCTTGCGAGGTCGCCCTGCGTCGCTGTCATACTCGGGAGTTTCGGCGGGGAAGGATAAAAGGTGGTAGTCCGCGCCGGCGTAATTGGTCGTTATTCGACAGCAATCGGCAGACGGCGTGGCGTCGGCGGAATTCTCGACGGCGTGCGCTCGGTGTACCTCACGTCGGGACGAGATTACGCCTCGCAGATTGCCCGGAAGTTCTCGAAGACCTCCTCGCCCTCCTCGGTGTGGGCGACTTCGGGGTGCCACTGGACACCGTAGAGGTTCCGGTCGGCGTCGGCCATCGCCTCGACGCCGCACACGTCGCTGGTCGCGGTCCGGGTGAAGCCCTCGGGGACCTCCTTCACTTCGTCGGCGTGACTGGCCCAGACGCGAGTTTCGGGAGCGAGCGACCCGATGAGAGGGTCCTCCTCGTCCAGAATCTCGACGTTCACGTCGGCGTAGCCGCCGTACTCGCCGCCGCCGACCCGGCCGCCAAGTTCGTCCGCGATGACCTGCATGCCGAGGCAGATGCCCAGCACCGGCACGTCGAGTTCGAGGTAGTCGGCGCAGTTGCCGATGTCCTCGATGTCGGGACCGCCCGAGAGGACGATGCCGTCGGCCGCGATGTCGTCGGCCGGCGTGGTGTTCTCGACGATTTCGGTCTCGACGCCCATGTCGCGTAGTGCCCGGTGTTCGAGGTGCGTGAACTGCCCGTGGTTGTCAACCACGACGATACGAGTCATTGGCGAATCGTAGTTAGCACCGGTACTAAAGGCGTTCGATGATGAGAAGCGATTTGCCGCTCACGGATTCGGTTCATACTCCTCGCCGACCTTCACCCGGAGTGCGCCCGGCCGGGTGTCGAGCGTCACGTCCTCGAACTCCTGAATCTCGCCGTCGAGGCTGAACGTGACCGGTTCGCCGTCGAGATTCTCGAAATCGAGTCGTCGGGCGTGGAGTTCGGTGACGTGAGGAGTTTCGCGCCGGAGGACGCGCTGTTCGAGGTACTCCACGAGCGCGTCGCGGGCCGAGAGTTCTTCGATGATGGTGACTTCCAGTAGGCCGTCCTCGGCGTCGGCTTGGCCGCCCTCCTCGGCGAACTTCCGGGCGTTGCCGACCAGCACGGCTTCGGCCTCGCCCGACCACTTGCGGTCGTCACCCCTCCCCTTCTCGCCGGCGTCCCGACCGCCCTCGCTCACGGCGTCGATTTCGACGCTCAGTCCGTCGAAGTCGAGCGCCTCCTCGATGCCCGCGACGACGAACGCCATCGGCCCGAGGCTATTCTTGCGCTCGTGGGTCGCCCCAGCGCTGGTGTCGGCCGGCAGGCCCGCGATAGCCGAGAGGACGAAGGGTTCGCCGTCTGCCACGCCGAGGTCGAGTCGGCGGGTCTCGCCGGTGTCGGCCACCTCGAACCCGTCTTCGAGCGACTGGACGCCTAAGTCCCCCGCGAAGAAGTTCTCGGTCCCGGCGGGCACGACGGCGAGCGTCACGGAGTCGAGGGCGTCGGTCCGGACCAACCCCTGTACGACCTCGTGGAGGGTCCCGTCGCCGCCACAGACCGCGAGGAGGTCCACGCCGTCTTCGGCGGCCGCTTCGGCGAGGTCTGTGCCGTGGCCCGCGCGTTCGGTCTCCACGACCGGGAAGCCGTACTCGTCGGCGAGATACCGGACCTCCTCGACGTGTGCGCCGCCGCCGCCGCTGGTCGGATTGAGGATGAGTCTGCGCGTCTCCGTGCCCGCCCCGCTCTCGGGCGACTCTGCTCGGCGGTCCATGTCCGTCTTACGTACCAGTCGCGTAAATGCTGTGAGGCCGAGGGTTCTGTCCGCCTCCTCGTTTCGGGCGGTGTGCTACTCGTCGTGAATCAGGGTGTTCTCCACGAGGTTGGAGTACCCGCGATGGAGTCGGGACGACGCGGCGTTTTTCGAGATGCCCAACTCGTCGGCCAACTCGCCCAGCGAGACTTCGCCGGGCACCTCGAAGTAGCCCTTCCGGTAGGCGGTCACGAGCGCCTCGCGCTGTTCGTCGGTGACCTCGTACTGACCCAGCGCCTCCGAGTGGGCCGAGTCGTGCAACCACCGGAGTTCGAAGGAGAGGTCGTGGGCCGCAGAGAACTCCTGAAAGTCAGAGAGGGACTCCTCGTCGGGGAAAAGCAGTTTGACTTCCCAGTTGTCGTTCTCGCTGGTGGCCTCCAGAATCGTCGCGTCGGCCTCCGAGACGGCGTAGACCATCCCCTTGGCGTTCTCGCGCCACGTCACCTGATAGAGGCGTTCGCCGTCGGCGTGTTCTTCGAGCGTGGTTAC
This genomic window contains:
- a CDS encoding ABC transporter substrate-binding protein; the protein is MNASYSRRSYLARGGAALVGVGALSGCAGKLRGGRGTVTFGSILPVSMDGLLGELGKNHTRAVEQAVADVRGAGGPLGRDVKLLARDSEVDGEAAVEECEDLVSEGAVGFVGALVSDVSLVLADYVSDTPIVQVSPSSTTPALADRGYHDGVKYVGRTAPNDIQQAFVMAKALNDAKHVGADDVAILHQDNAFGTNLAREVADAFDGDVTARVPFEGSADSYDDTISELTAGTPDAIALVSSPGKTKGVLQRGIDSDYDGEWVLSAGLIPDSPPDYYEGLYGATIAARRSTGAQKLSQKLGDIAPLAPYTQHAYDALFLQALAVERAGEATPKAVAENLRAVSGGEGHTVTVGQFDRAKQLLDAGREINYEGASSSVDLNGNLEPLNPYVIQRVEGGTVHDLELVKTSFFNGGEA
- a CDS encoding VOC family protein encodes the protein MDSETPETYPTELGHVHLKVRDVDRAVEFYRDVLGLDVTERVGNYVFLTFGSEARSASDEASGEGRPASSDHHHDLALQGVGGDAPEPGPGVGLYHAAFEVESPEDLRATYRRLRERGVEVSAVDHHISKALYFDDPDGNGLEVYLDTREENDRPEWGGENARFDPESLAE
- a CDS encoding DUF2070 family protein; the protein is MTATQGDLASLSRYIFRAPRWYASVTFALLVAAVAGVGAFDAGFVLEDAWQGVFFIGVPTVVASLLTTPVDRRLGGQLTYNRSSLLALTCEGIIVAIMAGAGAIAVLSQRLGQQFVFDALIVGLASVFALRLLVVMAVSGRSVLVAAVPASLQTGAAAVLFFIYSGTMKYLHVGGGPVVEVFFNRVEEAPSALNVIELQDFALLALMCFIYGLAVWAFVKFIDRPWKRSLGVSVLDFLRGFIGHIAEGTTELEDFFEDIGEEAVVPVTVLAFRRKDGSEKARFVLPMIHPGPMGEIGGGNLPQRVAESAEGVAFPPHATAGHDFNLVTEREVETLVETANDAFDDIEYHDTATPSLRVQEGDAKMVGQAFGDDALLVATYSPEFADDVEYAVGLSAAAEARSAGVEDVMLVDAHNCNNGLEGPDLGHVYPGSERSFDMMQAAGRAGDRLAEADQSPVRMGVAWDETDWEPLDGIGPLGVRVSILEIGDHRTVYVLVDGNNMEPGLRDRIVAALTGDDAGVPADEAEVMTTDTHVVNQVEASNQVGEAIDADELLEVVRRLVGEAADDVEPVEAGMASERAEVTVFGNDRTETLASHANAVMSMGAALAATVIMAAMAVSLLIFFLASS
- a CDS encoding GMP synthase subunit A; the encoded protein is MTRIVVVDNHGQFTHLEHRALRDMGVETEIVENTTPADDIAADGIVLSGGPDIEDIGNCADYLELDVPVLGICLGMQVIADELGGRVGGGEYGGYADVNVEILDEEDPLIGSLAPETRVWASHADEVKEVPEGFTRTATSDVCGVEAMADADRNLYGVQWHPEVAHTEEGEEVFENFRAICEA
- a CDS encoding diacylglycerol/lipid kinase family protein; protein product: MDRRAESPESGAGTETRRLILNPTSGGGGAHVEEVRYLADEYGFPVVETERAGHGTDLAEAAAEDGVDLLAVCGGDGTLHEVVQGLVRTDALDSVTLAVVPAGTENFFAGDLGVQSLEDGFEVADTGETRRLDLGVADGEPFVLSAIAGLPADTSAGATHERKNSLGPMAFVVAGIEEALDFDGLSVEIDAVSEGGRDAGEKGRGDDRKWSGEAEAVLVGNARKFAEEGGQADAEDGLLEVTIIEELSARDALVEYLEQRVLRRETPHVTELHARRLDFENLDGEPVTFSLDGEIQEFEDVTLDTRPGALRVKVGEEYEPNP
- a CDS encoding helix-turn-helix domain-containing protein → MSVLTGFTVPGEDFLLEWTLDSVPEMRVEIERVAVEDDEVTPFFWVAGDDFEAFEAALADDPTVEDVTTLEEHADGERLYQVTWRENAKGMVYAVSEADATILEATSENDNWEVKLLFPDEESLSDFQEFSAAHDLSFELRWLHDSAHSEALGQYEVTDEQREALVTAYRKGYFEVPGEVSLGELADELGISKNAASSRLHRGYSNLVENTLIHDE